One window from the genome of Phocoena phocoena chromosome 15, mPhoPho1.1, whole genome shotgun sequence encodes:
- the TNFRSF12A gene encoding tumor necrosis factor receptor superfamily member 12A isoform X1 yields MAALAAGSAPAGTTPCSRGSSWSADLDKCMDCASCPTRPHSDFCLGCAAAPPASFRLLWPILGGALSLALVLGLLSGFLVWRRCRRREKFTRDRRGGLSWRGADPVTVSAPCQQEAAPTHHSFIHSGASPSLPDTAKARLLQPQGCGGMGDSESPL; encoded by the exons ATGGCGGCGCTAGCTGCAGGGTCCGCTCCCGCAG gcaccACCCCCTGCTCTCGCGGCAGCTCCTGGAGCGCGGACCTAGACAAGTGCATGGACTGCGCATCGTGCCCCACGCGACCGCACAGCGACTTCTGCCTGGGCT GCGCTGCGGCCCCTCCAGCCTCCTTCAGGCTGCTGTGGCCCATCCTTGGGGGTGCCCTGAGCCTGGCCCTCGTTCTGGGGCTGCTTTCCGGATTCCTGGTCTGGAGACGGTGCCGCAGGAGAGAAAAGTTTACCA GAGACCGGCGGGGAGGGCTGTCCTGGCGTGGCGCTGATCCAGTGACAGTGAGCGCCCCCTGCCAGCAGGAGGCTGCGCCcactcatcattcattcattcattctggaGCCAGCCCCAGCCTCCCAGACACAGCCAAAGCCAGGCTGCTCCaaccacaggggtgtggagggatgGGGGACAGCGAATCACCTCTCTGA
- the TNFRSF12A gene encoding tumor necrosis factor receptor superfamily member 12A isoform X2 yields the protein MSPGPLRPLPRLFVLGLGLALLRAAAGERVPGTTPCSRGSSWSADLDKCMDCASCPTRPHSDFCLGCAAAPPASFRLLWPILGGALSLALVLGLLSGFLVWRRCRRREKFTTPIEETGGEGCPGVALIQ from the exons ATGTCTCCCGGCCCGCTACGCCCGCTGCCGCGGCTCTTCGTGCTGGGGCTCGGGCTGGCGCTGCTGCGCGCCGCGGCCGGGGAGCGAGTGCCAG gcaccACCCCCTGCTCTCGCGGCAGCTCCTGGAGCGCGGACCTAGACAAGTGCATGGACTGCGCATCGTGCCCCACGCGACCGCACAGCGACTTCTGCCTGGGCT GCGCTGCGGCCCCTCCAGCCTCCTTCAGGCTGCTGTGGCCCATCCTTGGGGGTGCCCTGAGCCTGGCCCTCGTTCTGGGGCTGCTTTCCGGATTCCTGGTCTGGAGACGGTGCCGCAGGAGAGAAAAGTTTACCA CCCCCATCGAGGAGACCGGCGGGGAGGGCTGTCCTGGCGTGGCGCTGATCCAGTGA